Part of the Novosphingobium sp. ZN18A2 genome, GCCGATGATCCTGGCCGGATAGCCGCGCACCGGCCGTTGCGGATCGTGGATCTCGCTATCCGGCACGTCCGCCAGTTCGGGCACCCATTCGCGGACATAGGCCGCCGCATCGAACTTGTCCGACTGTGAAAGCGGCGCCATGATCCGCACGAACATATTGGAATCCACGCCGGACCCCGCCGTCCACTGCCAGTTCACCGAATTGCTCGCATAGTCGGCATCCACCAGCGTATCCCAGAACCATCGCTCACCTTCGCGCCAGTCGATCAGAAGATGCTTCACCAAGAAACTTGCCGCGATCATGCGAACCCGGTTGTGCATCCATCCCGTGCGCCACAACTGGCGCATGCCTGCGTCCACGATCGGATAGCCGGTGCGGCCCTGCTGCCATGCGGCAAGGTCCGCATTCGCCGCCTCGCCCGTTCGCCATGGAAAGCCATCGAATGTATCGCGGGCGGACTTCCCCCCGTAGTCCGGAAATTGCAGGATCACGTTCTGCGCATAATCGCGCCAGCCCAGTTCACCCAGAAACGTGGCCACCGATCCGCCGACAGACGACGTCGCGTGCCATGCCGCGGCAGGCGAAATTTCACCGAAATGCAAGTGCGGCGACAGGCGCGAGGTGCCTTCGCGCGACGGCAGGTTGCGAACGCCTTCATAGCGGGCCGCGCGGCGAGAGAAGGCGTCCAGTCGCTTCCTTGCCCCTTCCTCGCCCGGCTCCCATTCGTCGCCAAGGCCGCCCGACCAGTCCGGCCTTGTGGGCAAAAGGTTCCAATCCTCCAGATTGTCGCTTTCCGCCCACTGGTCCGGTGCGGGAACCTGCGCCGGACGACGCTGCGGTTCCGGCGGCGGCATCCGTTCGGACAAGGCGCGCCAGAACGGGGTATAGATCTTGTACGGGCTGCCCGAACCCGTGGTCACGCTGCCGGGCGGGGCAAGGTAGTTTCCGTCATGCAGGCAAAGGTCCACCGTCTTCGCCAGCGCCCTTTCGGCATTGCGCCACCACGGTTCGTAATGATGCAGCGCGTGTATACGCGATGCCCCGCATTCTTTGGCAAGCCGGGCCAATTCCACGTCCGCCCTTCCCCGCCGCAGTGTCAGTTTAGAGCCCTTCGCACGCAACGTGGCGTCAAGGCTGACAAGACTGTGGTGCAGCCACCAGCGGGATGCGCCGCCCATGACCCGGTGCTTCGGCGTCTCGTCATCCAGAACATAGACGGGGATCACCGGCCCGCCCGCGTGGCAGGCGGCGGCGAAAGCTGCCTGGTCGGAAAGCCGCAGATCCCTGCGAAACCACACGATCTGCGGTGCTGGCAACTGCGTCCTCCCCCCGGTTGTTTGCGCCTGCTATCCGGAACCGTTCCGCCGCGCTAGGGTTCCTGCGCCCGATGGATCAGCGTTTGCCCTCCCCATCTCCCTGCCGCGCCCGCGTGCAAAGCGCGCTTGTGGCTGGCGCAATGTGCTGGGCCGGGTTCCTGCTGATCGCGTGGCTGGTTCACATCGGGGCGGCACAGGGATTTGACCGCACGGGCCTGTTTTACTGGCGAACCGGCGCGAACCGGATGCCGTGGGGGCCGTCGTGGCTTCCGGATGTCATGCTAAGCCTGACGGCGCTGGGCGGTGTCCTGCTGCGCAACCTTCTCGCACTGGCGGCCGCCGCGGGCCTGATGATCGGGCGAAGAACCCGTGAAGCGGCTTGGTTTGCGGGCACCTTCGGCAGCGCGTGGATCGTGGACTGGCTGCTGAAAATCGCCATCGCGCGTCCGCGCCCGGAAATCGTGCCGCACCTGACGCATGCCACCGGCATGAGCTTTCCCAGCGGGCACAGCTTCAATTCCGCCGCCATATACCTAGCGATGGCCCTCACCTTCGGCGCGCTCAGCCAACGTCGCCGCATACGGGTGTTGCTGGTTGCGGGCGCCTTCACGCTTTCGTCCGCGATTGCGCTCAGCCGCGTCTGGTTGGGCGTGCACCATCCCACCGACGTAATAGCCGGCTGGCTGGGCGGCACGGGCTGGGCATTGTTCGCTTACGCCCTGTCTCACCGCAGCCGCGCCGCTGGTGAGACAGGGTAAATCAGGCCGGGTAGGTCAGACCGGGTCCTGTGCAGTGCCGCTTACGGTCCATGTCTGGCCCTTGGCGAGAAGCGCGGCGAGGTCTGGCTTCTTGCCCTCGCTTGCCTTCGCATTCTGCGCCACGACACCCGTTTCGTAAGTCGGGCGCGGATCGTCGTAGATCACGCCCAGCGCCATCGGGAACGCGCCGAACGGCAGTTCCACCAGCATGTGCGCAACCGAACGGTTGGTCACATCGTGGACGATCACATCCGCCGCCTGCCAATCGCCGTCGACCACGTCGACAACCTTCAGCGTCAGCGTATCGCGGCACAGCGTGATGCCCTTGGTGCCGTTCGCGAAGAGCATCGGCTCACCGTTCTTCAGCCAGAGCTGCCGGTCTTCCGCGCCCTTGGGGGCGGCGAAATCCTCGAACACGTCCTTGTTATAGACGATGCAGTTCTGGAAAATCTCGATGAATGCGGCGCCCTGGTGGGCATGCGCGGCCTTCAGCACGTTCGGCAGTTCCTTGGACACGTCGAACCCGCGCGCCACGAAGCGCGCACCCGAACCCAGCGCGAAGGCACACGGGCTGGCGGGGCGGTCGATCGAACCCAGCGGCGTGGAAGGGCTGGTGGTGCCCACACGGCTCGTCGGCGAATACTGGCCCTTGGTAAGACCGTAAATCTCGTTGTTGAACAGCATGATCTGCATGTTCACGTTGCGCCGCAGAACGTGCATCAGGTGATTGCCACCAATCGACAGGCCATCGCCGTCACCGGTGATCAGCCAGATATCCAGATCGGGATTGGACAGCTTCGCCCCCGTCGCCAGCGCCGGTGCGCGCCCATGGATGGTGTGAAAGCCATAGGCTTCGACATAGTAAGGGAACCGGCTGGAACAGCCGATGCCGCTGATGAACACGGTCTTGGCCGGGTCCGCACCGATTTCCGGCAGCGTGCGTTGCACCGCCTTGAGGATCGCATAGTCGCCGCAACCGGGGCACCAGCGCACTTCCTGGTCGGTTTCCCAGTCCTTCAGCGTGGTCTTGATCGGGGTCATGTCGTTCATCGTCTATCCCCTCAGGCCAGGATGTCTTCGATCGCGGCTTCGATTTCCGCGATGGTGAACGGCTGGCCCGACACCTTGTTGAACGGCCTGGCGTCGACCAGGAACTGATCGCGCAGGACCGTCTTGAACTGGCCCGTGTTCATTTCGGGCACCAGGATCTTTTCGTAACCGCGCAGAAGATCGCCCAGATTTTCAGGCAGCGGCCAGACATGGCGGACGTGCACGTGGCTTACGTCCAGCCCCTTCTTGCGCGCGCGGCGCACGGCCTGGTGGATCGGTCCGTAAGTGGAACCCCACCCGACGACCACCAGCTTTCCGCTCGTCTCGCCCAGCGACACGTCCTGCGCGGGCACGCCCTTGGCGATACCGTCCACCTTCGCCTTGCGCGCATCGGTCATCGCCTGGTGGCTGGCGGGCGCATAGTCGATGTTGCCGGTGCCGGGATTCTTCTCGATCCCGCCGATACGGTGCATCAGGTCCGGCGTGCCGGGCTTGATCCACGGTCGCGCGCCCTTCTCGTCGCGCGCGAAGGGCAGCAGCGTTCCGTCCGGCCCGTTGCGTTCTTCAAGGAATTTCACCGGAAACGGCTCGAACGCTTTGGGATCGGGCACTTTCCACGGCTCCGCCGCGTTGGCGATATAGCCATCGGTCAGCAGCATGACCGGCGTCATGTATTGCACCGCAAGCCGGCACGCCTCGATCGCGCATTCGAACGCATCGGCAGGCGAGCGCGCGGCAACCACGGGGAGCGGCGTATCGCCGTTCCGGCCATAGACCGCCTGGTAAAGGTCGGACTGCTCGGTCTTGGTGGGCAGCCCGGTGGAAGGCCCGCCGCGCTGCGAGTTCACGATCACCAGCGGAAGTTCCGTCATCGCCGCAAGGCCGATCGCCTCGGTCTTGAGCGCGATGCCCGGCCCCGATGACGACGTGACGCCAAGATGCCCCGCCCAGGAAGCGCCGATCGCGCTGGCGACAGCGGCGATTTCGTCTTCCGCCTGGAACGTGGTGACGCCAAATTCCTTCAGGCGCGCCAGATGATGCAGGATCGCCGATGCCGGCGTGATCGGATAACCGCCGAAGAACATCGGCAATTCGGCCAATTGCGCACCGGCAACCAGCCCCAGGCTGATCGCTTCGGCCCCGGTCACGGTGCGGTAGAGGCCCGGCTCGGTCTTCACCGGATTGATGTGCACCTGCCGCAGCGGGCCGGAAAGTTCGGCCGTCTCGCCATAGGCATGGCCGGCGTTCAGCGCGGCGATGTTGGCTTCGGCGATGATCGGCGCCTTCTTGAACTTGGCGTTCAGCCAGTCGATCAGCGGCTGCCGGTCGCGATCGAACATCCACAGCGCAAGCCCCAGCGTCCACATGTTCTTGCAGCGCAGGGCTTCCTTCTTGCCCAGTTCGAAGGGTTTGACCGCTTCAAGCGTCAGCGCCGAAATATCGAAGGCGAGCAACTGCCACTTGTTGAGGCTGTCGTCCTCAAGCGGGTTTTCGGCATACTTGGCCTTTTCCAGGTTGCGCTTGGTGAACTCGCCGCTGTCGGCAATGATCAAGCCGCCTGGCTTCAACGACGCGACATTGGTCTTCAGCGCGGCGGGGTTCATCGCCACAAGCACGTCCGGCGCGTCGCCGGCGGTATCGACTTCGGTCGACCCGAAATTGATCTGGAACGCCGAAACACCGAACAGCGTGCCCTGCGGCGCCCGTATTTCCGCCGGGAAATCCGGAAAAGTGGCAAGGTCGTTGCCGGCCAATGCCGTGGAAAGCGTAAACTGCCCGCCTGTAAGCTGCATCCCGTCGCCGGAATCGCCCGCGAAACGCACCACGACCGCTTCGGGCGCACCTTCGCCCGGCTTCACCGCCGTCGTCTCGTCAATCGTTGCTGTGGCCATCAATCGTCCTTGCTGCGCCTATCGGGATCTTTTCTGCCCCTTGTTCTCTTCGCGCCTAGCCATTCCGGTGCCGCGACGCAAAAAAGAAAAATTCGTCCCGCTGATACGATCACCTGACCCTAGATTCCCATCCGGAACGCTAGTCAAGTTGCAAAACCGCACCTAGACCGGGGGAAACAGCGACGATTTGCGATTCATCAAGGGACGAGGAAAGACTTTCATGAACGACAGCGACACCATGGATAAGACCCCGCATTTCGTGCGCCCTGACGTAAGCGCCTTCCTTTCCTTCCTTAACGGGATGGACCGCCCGCAGCTCAGCGAAATGGCGCTGGAGGAAGCGCGCGCATCCTATGTCGCGATGAACCCGCTGGCCGAGGCCGATCCGCGCGAACTGGCGGTTATCAAGGATCTGACCTGCCCCGGACCGGCAGGGGACATCCCGATCCGGCTTTACGATGCGCGCGGGACGCGCGAACCAGGCCCGGTGGTGATGTTCTATCACGGCGGCGGCTTCGTGATCGGTGACTTGGAAAGCCACCATAACCTTTGCACCGAAATTGCCGCCGAACTGGATATGCCGGTCGTCGCGGTCCATTATCGACTGGCACCGGAACATCCGTTCCCCGCCGCTCCCGACGATTGCGAAGCGGCAACGCGCTGGGTCGCGGGCAGCCCCGAAGAGCTGGGCCGCAAGATCACCGGCCTGATTCCGATGGGCGATTCGGCCGGCGGCAACCTGACGATCGTGACGACGCAGGCACTGGCGGAAAAGCCGGCAGACGTGCCGGTTGTGCTGCAGGTGCCGATCTATCCGCTGAGCGACGAAAAACCCGATCACCCATCCATGATCAATTTCGCGGAAGGCTTCCTGCTGACGGCGGAAGCGATGGCGTGGTTCGGCGAATGCTACAAGGCGGCGTCCGATGACAAGCGCGCCTATCCGATCCTTGGCGAACACAGCGACATGCCGCCAACCGTGCTGATCACGGCAGGGTTGGACCCCATTCGCGACAGCGGCCGTGTCTATGGCATGGAACTGATCCGCGCGGGGTCCGACGTCGTTTTCCTTGAAATGAAGGGGTCGATCCACGGCTTCACCAATGTGCGCAAGGCGATTCCCTCAGCGCAGGTGGACCTGCACAGGGTCTTCGCCGCGATGCGCCTTATGCTCGGGATGGCCGAATGACAGACGAATACGCCTCGCTTCCTTACCGTCCCTGTGCCGGGCTGATGCTCGTCAACGGGGACGGCCACGTGTTTGTCGGCAAGCGGATAGACAACAAGGAAGGCGATGCCTGGCAGATGCCCCAGGGCGGAATCGACGACGGCGAGGACTTCCTCGCCGCCGCGATGCGCGAGCTTTGGGAGGAGACGGGCGTTTCGGAAGGGCTTGTCTCCGTCCTGGCCGAAAGCCGCGAGGAATACTTCTATGACTTGCCCGAAGACCTTCTGGGCAAGCTGTGGGGCGGAAAATATCGCGGACAGCGCCAGAAATGGGTGCTTTTGCGCTTTTCGGGAAATGACAACGACGTGCGGCTGGATGCGCACAACCCGCCCGAATTCTGCGACTACAAATGGGTGGTGCCCGATGACCTGCCCGACCTGATCGTGCCGTTCAAACGACGCGTCTATCGCCAGGTGGTAGAGGAGTTCCGCACCCTGATCTGAGCCGCACAGTGCGGCGCCGGTTGCGGCTGCCTCAGTTGCTTTCGACCTTGGGTTCGGGCTTGACCGATTCCGCGCTTACGACGCGGGGCATCGGGCCGCGCGCGATCGTGGCGGCAAGCGCCTTGGAAGCGTCACACGTCTTGCCGCACAGGCCCTCAAGCCGGGCAAGATTGCCCTTGGCGCGATCGAGCGCGCCCTTGTCTGCCAGCGCCTCACCCTCGCCCGAAATGGCCGAGACGTTGTTCGGATCGCGGCTGAGCGCTTCGCGGTAATAATGGATGGCCTTGCCCGGCATTCCGTTGCTGCGCTCTGCATTGCCGAGCGCCACAAACGTGGCCACATGCCCCGGATCCAGTGCGAGGGCGGATTCGAACGATCCTATCGCCGCATTCTTCTCACCTGCCGAAAGCTGCGCCTCACCACTTGCCAGCAAGGTATTCACCCGCGGATCGGCAGGTTCCACATCCCGCGCCTGGCCCACGCTTGCCGTAACCGCGGCGAGCATGGAAAGGGCAATGGCAGCGGGATAATAACGCATGGCAAACTCCTTGAGCCGAGGTCCCAGATCTTGAGCAACGGCAGTCATGACCGGATCGTTATCACAGCCTTTGCAGCGTTGCGAAGAAAAACCCGTCCGTGCCGTCATGGCACGGTGTCAGCCGCGTTCCCGGTCCATGCGGCCGCCCGGCGGCAAGCAGCGAGGGCAGCACCTTCCAGCCAGGGTGGCTATCGAGAAACCACGCAATCTGGTCCGTCCCTTCGGCATCGAGCAGCGAACAGACGATATAGGTGAGCCGTCCACCCGGCGCGACCAGCGCCTGCGCAACGTCCAGCACGCCGCGCTGGGCGGCAACGTGCCGGTCGAGCGTCTTGGGAGACAAGCGCCAGCGCGCTTCCGGGTTGCGCCGCCAGGTGCCCGTGCCCGAACAGGGCGCGTCCACCAGAACGGCATCGGCACGGCCCTGCCAGTCCGCCAGCATCTCTGGCTCGCGTCCGGGGTCCAGCAAGCGCGTTTCGACGATGGCCCCGGCCCGCGCGGCGCGCGGCTGGAGGCGCGATAGGCGCGTGCGATCGATATCGCAGGCCAGAAGACTGCCGTTGTTCTCCATCGATGCGGCCAGCGACAGGGTCTTGCCCCCTGCCCCGGCGCACAGGTCTATCACCTTTTCGCCCGGCGCTGCCGCAAGCGCGGCGCAGGCAAGCTGGCTGCCGCCGTCCTGCACCTCGAACAGGCCCTCGTCGAACTGTGGCCAGCTTTCGACCGGGGTGCCTGCGGCGAACCGCAAGCCATCGGGCGCGGTCAGCCGCTCTGCCGGGTGCGCCAGTTCGGCGGCAAGCGCATCGCGATCCGCCTTCAGCCGGTTGACCCTGATATCCAGCGGCGCGCGGTCCAGCAGCGCGGCCCGCTCTGCCTCGTCAACGCCGGACGCCGCCAGTGCATCGACCAGCCATGCGGGGGCGACACCGCCCGATGCTGCGCCTTCGCCTTCGGCAACGGGCGCCGGACCATAACCGGAACCATCGAACAGCGGCGCAATCGCCGTGTCCACTTCCGCCAGACGCAGCATGGCCGCGCGCCCGCTTGGCGGAATATCGCCGCAAGCGCGGATTGCCGACCAGACCAGTTCGCGGATCGCGCGCCGGTCCTTCGATCCGGCAAACCGCCGCGCGCGGAACCATTCCGCCGCAATACGGTCGGCAGGCGCCCCGCCGGACCGGGCGGCGGCGATCACACCGTCGAGTATCTCGATGGCTGCCTGAACACGCGCGGCAGGCGTCATTGGGTCGGGTAGTTGGGCGCTTCGCGAGTGATGGAAACGTCGTGAACATGGCTTTCGCGCAGGCCCGCGCCGGTAATGCGCACGAAGCGCGCATTGCGGCGCAGCTCGTCGATAGAGCGCGATCCGGTATAGCCCATGGCCGCCTTGATGCCGCCGACAAGCTGGTGAACCACGTCCTTGGCCGGCCCCTTATAAGGCACCTGCCCCTCGATGCCTTCGGGCACCAGCTTCATCTGGTCCTTGATGTCCTGCTGGAAATAGCGGTCCGCGCTGCCGCGCGCCATCGCACCGACAGAGCCCATGCCGCGATACGACTTGTAGGCACGCCCCTGATACAGGAACGTTTCGCCCGGCGCTTCCTCGGTGCCGGCCAGCATCGACCCGACCATGATTGTGGAAGCACCGGCGGCAAGCGCCTTTGCCGCATCGCCGGATGTGCGCAGGCCGCCATCGGCGATAACCGGGACGCCCGATTTTTCCGCCTCCGCTGCGCATTCCATCACGGCGGTAAGCTGCGGCACACCAACACCCGCAACGATGCGCGTAGTGCAGATGGAACCGGGGCCGATGCCCACCTTGATCCCGTCTGCCCCCGCATCGATCAGCGCGCGGGTTGCTTCCGCGGTGGCGACGTTGCCGGCAATCACCTGCACCGAATTGGACATCTTCTTCACCGCTTCGACAGCGCGCGCGACGTCGCGGTTGTGACCGTGCGCGGTATCGATGATGACCACGTCGCATTCGGCCGCGATCAGCGCCTCTGTGCGCGCGAAGCCCTTTTCGCCCACAGTGGTTGCCGCCGCGACGCGCAACCGGCCCGCCGCGTCCTTGGTCGCATTGGGGAAGGTCACCGCCTTTTCGATGTCCTTCACCGTAATCAGACCCACGCAGTGATAGGCATCGTCCACCACCAGCAGCTTTTCGATGCGGCGCGCGTGCAGCAGGCGGCGCGCATCTTCCTGGCTGGTGCCGAGCGGGACGGTCGCCAGGTTTTCGCTCGTCATCAGTTCGCTTACCGGCTGGGCCGGATTGTCGGCAAAACGCACGTCGCGGTTGGTAAGGATGCCCACCAGCCTGCCGCCGTTTTCCACCACCGGGATGCCGCTGATCCGGTTAGCCTGCATGATCGCCTGCGCCTCGCCCAGCGTCGCGCCGGGCGCAACGGTGATGGGATTGACGACCATGCCGCTTTCGAACCGCTTCACCGCGCGCACCGCGGCGCACTGTTCCTCGATCGTCAGGTTCCGGTGCAGCACGCCGATCCCGCCCACTTGCGCCATGACGATCGCCATGTCCGCTTCGGTAACGGTATCCATGGCGGATGAAATGACCGGGATGTTAAGGCTGATTTCCCTGCTGAGGCGCGTCCGCGTATCAGCCTGCGATGGCAAGAGGTCGGACTCGGCCGGACGCAGCAGGACGTCGTCGAATGTAAGGCCGATGGGGATATCGAAATTGGCTGCCACAGCTTTGTCCGTTCGTGCGCGGGGGGAATCGTGGCGGCCCATGTAACCAAGCCGGGGCGACTGCGCTAGTGGTTCAATGCGCGCCACTGTCCGGCAGGGGCCACCGGCGCGGGTCGGCGAATTCCCGCACCAGCGCGACGAGCATGTTCACGTCGTCCACTGCCCCGCCCAGTTCCAGCTTGGGGGAATATTCGTCGTCCGGCTTGTGATAGCGTTCTTCCATGAAGCGTTTCAGGCGCTTGTCGTCGCCATAGGCGGTGCTGACCATCACGGATGGCACATCGTGCTGCATGAAGGCCCAGATGTCCTGTCGTTTGACATAGGCATTGGCCTCATCGCCGTCGGCCAGCTTGCGCTTCGTTGCCGTGACGACCTTTTCGATACCGGGATCAAGCCCCGTCATCCCCTTGCCGACGATCCCGAATGGCCCGCCCGATCGGGCGATCGCATCGG contains:
- a CDS encoding deoxyribodipyrimidine photo-lyase, which translates into the protein MPAPQIVWFRRDLRLSDQAAFAAACHAGGPVIPVYVLDDETPKHRVMGGASRWWLHHSLVSLDATLRAKGSKLTLRRGRADVELARLAKECGASRIHALHHYEPWWRNAERALAKTVDLCLHDGNYLAPPGSVTTGSGSPYKIYTPFWRALSERMPPPEPQRRPAQVPAPDQWAESDNLEDWNLLPTRPDWSGGLGDEWEPGEEGARKRLDAFSRRAARYEGVRNLPSREGTSRLSPHLHFGEISPAAAWHATSSVGGSVATFLGELGWRDYAQNVILQFPDYGGKSARDTFDGFPWRTGEAANADLAAWQQGRTGYPIVDAGMRQLWRTGWMHNRVRMIAASFLVKHLLIDWREGERWFWDTLVDADYASNSVNWQWTAGSGVDSNMFVRIMAPLSQSDKFDAAAYVREWVPELADVPDSEIHDPQRPVRGYPARIIGHREARERALAAWEEAKTRAGE
- a CDS encoding phosphatase PAP2 family protein, translated to MAGAMCWAGFLLIAWLVHIGAAQGFDRTGLFYWRTGANRMPWGPSWLPDVMLSLTALGGVLLRNLLALAAAAGLMIGRRTREAAWFAGTFGSAWIVDWLLKIAIARPRPEIVPHLTHATGMSFPSGHSFNSAAIYLAMALTFGALSQRRRIRVLLVAGAFTLSSAIALSRVWLGVHHPTDVIAGWLGGTGWALFAYALSHRSRAAGETG
- a CDS encoding 2-oxoacid:ferredoxin oxidoreductase subunit beta, coding for MNDMTPIKTTLKDWETDQEVRWCPGCGDYAILKAVQRTLPEIGADPAKTVFISGIGCSSRFPYYVEAYGFHTIHGRAPALATGAKLSNPDLDIWLITGDGDGLSIGGNHLMHVLRRNVNMQIMLFNNEIYGLTKGQYSPTSRVGTTSPSTPLGSIDRPASPCAFALGSGARFVARGFDVSKELPNVLKAAHAHQGAAFIEIFQNCIVYNKDVFEDFAAPKGAEDRQLWLKNGEPMLFANGTKGITLCRDTLTLKVVDVVDGDWQAADVIVHDVTNRSVAHMLVELPFGAFPMALGVIYDDPRPTYETGVVAQNAKASEGKKPDLAALLAKGQTWTVSGTAQDPV
- a CDS encoding 2-oxoacid:acceptor oxidoreductase subunit alpha produces the protein MATATIDETTAVKPGEGAPEAVVVRFAGDSGDGMQLTGGQFTLSTALAGNDLATFPDFPAEIRAPQGTLFGVSAFQINFGSTEVDTAGDAPDVLVAMNPAALKTNVASLKPGGLIIADSGEFTKRNLEKAKYAENPLEDDSLNKWQLLAFDISALTLEAVKPFELGKKEALRCKNMWTLGLALWMFDRDRQPLIDWLNAKFKKAPIIAEANIAALNAGHAYGETAELSGPLRQVHINPVKTEPGLYRTVTGAEAISLGLVAGAQLAELPMFFGGYPITPASAILHHLARLKEFGVTTFQAEDEIAAVASAIGASWAGHLGVTSSSGPGIALKTEAIGLAAMTELPLVIVNSQRGGPSTGLPTKTEQSDLYQAVYGRNGDTPLPVVAARSPADAFECAIEACRLAVQYMTPVMLLTDGYIANAAEPWKVPDPKAFEPFPVKFLEERNGPDGTLLPFARDEKGARPWIKPGTPDLMHRIGGIEKNPGTGNIDYAPASHQAMTDARKAKVDGIAKGVPAQDVSLGETSGKLVVVGWGSTYGPIHQAVRRARKKGLDVSHVHVRHVWPLPENLGDLLRGYEKILVPEMNTGQFKTVLRDQFLVDARPFNKVSGQPFTIAEIEAAIEDILA
- a CDS encoding alpha/beta hydrolase; amino-acid sequence: MNDSDTMDKTPHFVRPDVSAFLSFLNGMDRPQLSEMALEEARASYVAMNPLAEADPRELAVIKDLTCPGPAGDIPIRLYDARGTREPGPVVMFYHGGGFVIGDLESHHNLCTEIAAELDMPVVAVHYRLAPEHPFPAAPDDCEAATRWVAGSPEELGRKITGLIPMGDSAGGNLTIVTTQALAEKPADVPVVLQVPIYPLSDEKPDHPSMINFAEGFLLTAEAMAWFGECYKAASDDKRAYPILGEHSDMPPTVLITAGLDPIRDSGRVYGMELIRAGSDVVFLEMKGSIHGFTNVRKAIPSAQVDLHRVFAAMRLMLGMAE
- a CDS encoding RNA pyrophosphohydrolase is translated as MTDEYASLPYRPCAGLMLVNGDGHVFVGKRIDNKEGDAWQMPQGGIDDGEDFLAAAMRELWEETGVSEGLVSVLAESREEYFYDLPEDLLGKLWGGKYRGQRQKWVLLRFSGNDNDVRLDAHNPPEFCDYKWVVPDDLPDLIVPFKRRVYRQVVEEFRTLI
- a CDS encoding tetratricopeptide repeat protein; this translates as MRYYPAAIALSMLAAVTASVGQARDVEPADPRVNTLLASGEAQLSAGEKNAAIGSFESALALDPGHVATFVALGNAERSNGMPGKAIHYYREALSRDPNNVSAISGEGEALADKGALDRAKGNLARLEGLCGKTCDASKALAATIARGPMPRVVSAESVKPEPKVESN
- a CDS encoding RsmB/NOP family class I SAM-dependent RNA methyltransferase, which encodes MTPAARVQAAIEILDGVIAAARSGGAPADRIAAEWFRARRFAGSKDRRAIRELVWSAIRACGDIPPSGRAAMLRLAEVDTAIAPLFDGSGYGPAPVAEGEGAASGGVAPAWLVDALAASGVDEAERAALLDRAPLDIRVNRLKADRDALAAELAHPAERLTAPDGLRFAAGTPVESWPQFDEGLFEVQDGGSQLACAALAAAPGEKVIDLCAGAGGKTLSLAASMENNGSLLACDIDRTRLSRLQPRAARAGAIVETRLLDPGREPEMLADWQGRADAVLVDAPCSGTGTWRRNPEARWRLSPKTLDRHVAAQRGVLDVAQALVAPGGRLTYIVCSLLDAEGTDQIAWFLDSHPGWKVLPSLLAAGRPHGPGTRLTPCHDGTDGFFFATLQRL
- the guaB gene encoding IMP dehydrogenase, which codes for MGRHDSPRARTDKAVAANFDIPIGLTFDDVLLRPAESDLLPSQADTRTRLSREISLNIPVISSAMDTVTEADMAIVMAQVGGIGVLHRNLTIEEQCAAVRAVKRFESGMVVNPITVAPGATLGEAQAIMQANRISGIPVVENGGRLVGILTNRDVRFADNPAQPVSELMTSENLATVPLGTSQEDARRLLHARRIEKLLVVDDAYHCVGLITVKDIEKAVTFPNATKDAAGRLRVAAATTVGEKGFARTEALIAAECDVVIIDTAHGHNRDVARAVEAVKKMSNSVQVIAGNVATAEATRALIDAGADGIKVGIGPGSICTTRIVAGVGVPQLTAVMECAAEAEKSGVPVIADGGLRTSGDAAKALAAGASTIMVGSMLAGTEEAPGETFLYQGRAYKSYRGMGSVGAMARGSADRYFQQDIKDQMKLVPEGIEGQVPYKGPAKDVVHQLVGGIKAAMGYTGSRSIDELRRNARFVRITGAGLRESHVHDVSITREAPNYPTQ